One window of the Candidatus Binataceae bacterium genome contains the following:
- a CDS encoding pyridoxamine 5'-phosphate oxidase family protein → MTEAEFWNKAREVGAKATWAYLATTRGDQPKVRVVHPGIEGKCVWVATGRSSAKARQIGKNPRVELFYQIGSDMVHLTITGHARFVEDPIEKQRVWEGKIFDYELGQFWPQGPGSKDFGLLLIEPESAELTSLHDMTQGKSPERWRVSK, encoded by the coding sequence ATGACGGAGGCGGAGTTCTGGAACAAAGCGCGCGAAGTCGGCGCGAAAGCGACCTGGGCGTATCTGGCGACCACCAGAGGCGATCAGCCCAAAGTGCGCGTTGTCCACCCGGGAATCGAGGGCAAGTGCGTGTGGGTCGCGACCGGCCGTAGTTCGGCCAAGGCGAGACAGATAGGGAAGAACCCGCGGGTCGAGCTCTTCTATCAAATTGGATCCGACATGGTTCATCTGACCATCACGGGTCACGCGCGGTTCGTCGAGGATCCCATCGAGAAACAGCGAGTTTGGGAAGGCAAGATTTTCGACTACGAGTTGGGACAGTTCTGGCCGCAGGGTCCTGGCTCGAAGGATTTCGGCTTGCTGCTGATTGAGCCCGAGAGCGCTGAGCTGACCTCTTTGCATGACATGACCCAAGGGAAAAGTCCCGAACGATGGCGGGTTTCGAAGTAG
- a CDS encoding PQQ-binding-like beta-propeller repeat protein, which translates to MTPTPAAAAAQISNAEEQSNSGPTVLWTFDGNAPVAGPIVSGAEGTANFITSDRMLHSIDTTGHQVFDRPAGGLAAAVAPDGTIFAQGTTSWIYGLDNRGRPKWKAQVGTGNGPLAADSTAVYASESGNLIAVSDGETLWSLPVGNPSRGVIIPGGVAVASNGGDLVAATANGSSLWNFAPEGGFSGELAVANGVVYVGSSTGGVYALDASTGSIIWRVPSGAAVTSGPSVSGTGLIFFGSDALYAVDSSGTVQWSSKSLVPLPRAIAALSNGTIFDALDVAASSVMLDLGGNLEWSARDLGTVVQVSAGTSGTVYVASSDGNVRALK; encoded by the coding sequence GTGACCCCGACGCCAGCCGCCGCGGCGGCGCAGATTTCGAACGCGGAGGAACAAAGTAATTCCGGCCCGACGGTGCTGTGGACCTTTGATGGGAATGCACCGGTGGCCGGCCCAATTGTATCGGGTGCGGAGGGCACCGCTAATTTCATCACCAGCGACCGAATGCTTCATTCGATTGACACAACGGGACACCAGGTCTTCGACCGGCCCGCAGGCGGGCTGGCCGCGGCCGTCGCCCCAGACGGAACCATCTTCGCGCAGGGAACCACCTCGTGGATCTATGGGCTCGACAATCGCGGCCGTCCCAAGTGGAAGGCGCAAGTGGGAACCGGCAACGGCCCGCTAGCAGCCGACAGCACCGCCGTGTACGCGAGTGAGAGCGGCAACCTCATCGCAGTCAGTGACGGTGAGACGTTGTGGAGCCTGCCGGTGGGAAATCCAAGTCGTGGAGTGATCATACCCGGTGGCGTCGCGGTCGCTTCCAACGGCGGAGACCTTGTTGCCGCGACCGCCAACGGAAGCTCGCTGTGGAATTTCGCTCCCGAAGGTGGCTTTTCCGGAGAGCTGGCCGTCGCCAATGGCGTCGTGTACGTGGGCTCGTCCACGGGTGGCGTATATGCATTGGATGCAAGCACGGGCTCGATCATTTGGCGGGTGCCAAGCGGCGCGGCAGTGACCTCGGGACCCTCGGTGAGCGGCACCGGACTGATCTTCTTTGGCTCCGATGCCCTCTATGCGGTGGATTCAAGCGGTACGGTCCAGTGGTCATCAAAATCACTTGTGCCGCTGCCGCGTGCAATCGCCGCGCTTAGCAATGGCACTATTTTCGACGCGCTGGATGTCGCTGCATCATCGGTGATGCTCGACCTCGGCGGCAACCTCGAATGGTCCGCCCGGGATCTCGGTACCGTAGTGCAGGTTAGTGCGGGAACCTCGGGCACCGTGTACGTCGCCTCCTCGGATGGGAACGTCCGTGCGTTGAAATAG